In Phyllopteryx taeniolatus isolate TA_2022b chromosome 6, UOR_Ptae_1.2, whole genome shotgun sequence, one genomic interval encodes:
- the si:dkey-79d12.5 gene encoding protein BTG3, which translates to MKREVKAGVNFFKRLVVARGKLDEAKAHLFAEKLQRLLCDKYDGHWYPDFPSKGQAFRCIRINTGAPNDEVLLKACEESELTLGDLCLPPEVTVWIDPQEVCARSRENSSPFSIACFTGEEEDEDGAKKGQVDSPVDSTNHDTSDYHSATSSDCGSAVSSDTEEEAAKDGEMEEEQGKKTRVTEQPAQDDTFKITMVPRIQKCHGGGSNQFKYGRHLCPARRQYFYQPVPVWSQCKHGSPVFLTPVVGHPPLLPRHRRQMYVHYFLPQPPPLLQPAPHFVPQAALQSWESGNV; encoded by the exons ATGAAAAGAGAGGTGAAGGCCGGAGTCAACTTTTTCAAGCGGCTCGTTGTGGCGCGCGGCAAGCTGGACGAAGCCAAAGCGCATTTGTTTGCCGAGAAGCTGCAGCGGCTCTTGTGCGACAAGTACGATGGCCACTGGTACCCAGACTTCCCGAGCAAGGGCCAGGCGTTCAG gtgCATCCGAATAAATACCGGAGCACCCAATGATGAGGTGCTCCTAAAAGCCTGTGAGGAGAGTGAGCTCACACTCGGTGATCTCTGTCTTCCCCCGGAGGTTACCGTGTGGATCGACCCACAAGAGGTGTGCGCCAG ATCCAGAGAGAACAGCTCTCCATTCTCAATAGCCTGTTTCACaggagaagaggaggacgaggacggTGCGAAGAAAGGACAGGTGGATTCTCCCGTGGACTCGACCAACCACGACACCTCCGACTATCACTCTGCTACATCTTCCGATTGCGGTTCGGCCGTGTCCAGCGACACAGAGGAGGAGGCGGCAAAGGACGGAGAGATGGAAGAAGAGCAAGGAAAAAAGACGCGGGTGACAGAGCAGCCAGCGCAGGACGACACTTTCAAGATCACGATGGTTCCCAGGATTCAGAAATGCCATGGAGGTGGATCAAATCAATTCAAATACGGCAGGCACTTG TGTCCAGCGAGGCGTCAATATTTTTACCAACCCGTACCAGTCTGGTCCCAGTGCAAGCATGGCTCCCCGGTGTTCCTCACCCCAGTTGTTGGCCATCCACCACTGCTGCCGCGCCATCGCCGTCAGATGTATGTGCACTACTTCTTACCGCAGCCGCCTCCCTTACTGCAGCCTGCGCCGCACTTCGTTCCTCAGGCCGCTCTGCAATCGTGGGAGTCCGGGAACGTATAG